Below is a genomic region from Candidatus Schekmanbacteria bacterium.
CCGGGAGTTGAGGTCAATTGTGTTCACAATACTATGAGAATGGAAATCCTCGGATATTTCATTGACCCGGCCAACAGGAAGCTGAACGAACGCTTAGCCCAGATGAGAGAGTACAGGGAAAAACGGGCAGACCAGATGATAGAGAAACTTAAAGGAATTAATTTCGACATATCACGGGACAGGGTGGCAGAGATATCGGGAACCGGTACAATAGGAAGGCCGCACATTGCAAGAGCCCTTTTGGAAAAAGGATATGTATCATCAATCGGCGAAGCCTTCAGGAAATACTTGAGCGACAACGGACCCTGTTACGTTAGCAGGATGAAAATCGAGGCAGCAGATGCTATCGCTCTTATACGGAATGCAGGAGGAATACCTGTCCACTCCCACCCCGGGTTTTATAAAACAAACGATTTGAGACAACATATGATAGAACTTAAAAAGCTTGGGCTCATGGGTGTTGAGGTTTTTTATCCCTATCCTTTCCAGGTCCCGCTTTTTAGAAACAATGGCGAAAAAGTATCAGGAGCAGATTATGAAAGATATCTCCTCTCAATTGCGAGAGAGCTTGAATTCGTAGTTACAGGCGGAACGGATTATCATGGCGGAGGAAACTACAGCTTGACAATAACAAGGATAAGCGCTGATTACGAATATATTGAAAAGCTAAAAGAAACACACCAGCAGGTGTCAGCTTCTCCTACCATCTAAGAAGTATTGAGCCCCAGTTAAGTCCGCCCCCGAAAGCAGTCATCAGAACATGACAACCGGTTTTTATCCGGCCGTCTGAAATTGCTTCATCAAGGGCAAGGGGCACAGATGCAGCAGAAGTGTTCCCATGTTTATGTACGGTCAGGATTATTTTTTCCTCGGGTATACGGAGCCTTTCAGCCAAAGCATCTATTATCCTTTTGTTTGCCTGATGGGGAACGACTATATCAATATCATCTGCAGTAAGCTTGTTCTGTTTAAGCACCTCGAGGCAGCTCTGCTCCATTGACCTTACAGCGATTTTGAATGTTTCCCGCCCCTGCATATGCACATAATGAAGTCTTTTATCTATCATCTCTTTTGTTATGGGATTACGTGTGCCGCCGCCCGGCATCTGTATAAGATGGGCATAATTCCCGTCTGAATGGATATTTGTAGAAAGTATCCCTCTGTTCCCCTTTTCAGGGATTACGACTGCTGCACCGGCTCCATCGCCGAATATGACGCAGGTATTCCTGTC
It encodes:
- a CDS encoding PHP domain-containing protein, with protein sequence MIYFKEIIIYIFFMLKFDLHMHSTFSDGEKTPEELVRMAVDNGITTLAITDHDIVEGICIAAAEAKKHLIEIIPGVEVNCVHNTMRMEILGYFIDPANRKLNERLAQMREYREKRADQMIEKLKGINFDISRDRVAEISGTGTIGRPHIARALLEKGYVSSIGEAFRKYLSDNGPCYVSRMKIEAADAIALIRNAGGIPVHSHPGFYKTNDLRQHMIELKKLGLMGVEVFYPYPFQVPLFRNNGEKVSGADYERYLLSIARELEFVVTGGTDYHGGGNYSLTITRISADYEYIEKLKETHQQVSASPTI
- a CDS encoding ketoacyl-ACP synthase III — translated: MLTRIIGTGSYLPERVLDNKYFEKIVDTSNEWIMERTGIKERHVAEPNVATSDIATIAAKKALKSAGVKAEDIEVIIVATITPDMFFPPTACFVQKNIGATKAAAFDISAVCSGFIFGLTIADAFIKSGKYKNALVIGAEVMSKIIDYTDRNTCVIFGDGAGAAVVIPEKGNRGILSTNIHSDGNYAHLIQMPGGGTRNPITKEMIDKRLHYVHMQGRETFKIAVRSMEQSCLEVLKQNKLTADDIDIVVPHQANKRIIDALAERLRIPEEKIILTVHKHGNTSAASVPLALDEAISDGRIKTGCHVLMTAFGGGLNWGSILLRW